Proteins encoded together in one Planctomyces sp. SH-PL14 window:
- a CDS encoding PDZ domain-containing protein — protein sequence MPRLALTSIVTAMALALGATAFAKPPYLQIPPAPQPLPPQAQVKPYWPAPSPPKTLPYVPPVATPQPTLVPPGQFPGHDDRVTLGFLGHFHDGEGMFVDRVFPGSIAQRLGLEAGDVIVRVNNRRLDCEHDYHDALNGTSRIRLVVRDVRTGRTRPTQTVFLDDHGHGHGPVRLYSQQQSLSRPF from the coding sequence ATGCCCCGCCTTGCACTGACTTCGATCGTGACGGCCATGGCCCTCGCACTCGGTGCGACGGCGTTCGCCAAGCCTCCTTACCTTCAGATCCCTCCCGCACCGCAGCCGCTCCCGCCGCAGGCTCAGGTCAAACCGTACTGGCCCGCTCCGTCGCCGCCGAAGACGCTCCCCTATGTCCCGCCGGTCGCGACGCCGCAACCGACGCTCGTTCCCCCCGGACAATTCCCGGGACACGATGACCGGGTCACGCTCGGATTCCTCGGCCACTTCCACGACGGCGAAGGGATGTTCGTCGATCGGGTGTTCCCGGGGTCGATCGCCCAGCGCCTCGGCCTGGAAGCCGGAGACGTAATCGTGCGGGTCAACAACCGTCGTCTCGACTGCGAGCACGACTATCACGACGCCCTGAACGGCACGTCCCGCATCCGGCTGGTCGTGCGGGACGTCCGGACCGGCCGGACCCGTCCGACGCAGACGGTCTTCCTCGATGACCACGGGCATGGCCACGGCCCGGTCCGACTCTACTCACAACAACAGTCGTTGTCCCGACCGTTCTGA